The Kribbella shirazensis genomic interval CCGTCCGCGAACGGGACCACGTGCATGACGCCGGCGTTGTTCACCAGCAGGTCGAGGTCGCCGAAGGTGTCCTGCACGAGTACGGCGGCCTCGGCCACGGACTGCTCCGAGGTGACATCGGCCGGTACGACGAGCGCCGTACCGCCCGCCTCGGCGATCTGGGCGGCGACCTTCTCGAGGCGGTCGCGCCGCCGGGCGAGCAGCGCGACGGACGCGCCGTCGGCGGCGAGACGAGTGGCGATGGCGGCACCGATTCCGCTGGCGGCGCCGGTGACGAGTGCGATGCGTGAAGTACTCATGACTTCACCCTCGCCCGGAGCGCCTGACCTCAGAAGATCCGCTTCGACCGTAGGTCTGGCAGTACCACCCAGTGCGCTGGGGCGCGTGGGGATACTGGTGGGGTGAGTGCGCGACCGCAACTGGGAGAGTTCCTGCAGACCCGACGGGCTCGGGTGCGGCCCGAGGACGTCGGGCTGCGCTCCGGCCGGGACCGGCGCGTCTCCGGTCTGCGCCGGGAGGAGGTCGCGCTACTCGCGAACGTCAGCGTCGACTACTACATCCGCCTGGAGCAGGGCCGCGCCGGCAATCCGTCGACGACTGTACTGACGGCGGTCGCGGACGCACTCCGGCTGGACCAGGCCGAGCGCGATCATCTGCGGCGGCTGGCCTGCTCGGCGCCGCCCGTACCGCCGAAGACCGCCGTACGGCCGCAACTGCAGGCGATGATCGACGCGATGCACGACCTGCCCGCGATCGTGGTCGACCGACTGAGCAACGTGCTCGCGTGGAACGCCGCCGCGCTGGAGGTCGTCGCCGACTTCGAAGGCTCAGCCCCTCGGAACCTGGCGCGGCTGTACTTCCTGGACCCCGAGGCCCGTGAGTACTACGCCGACTGGCAGACCGTGGCGGAAGACGCGGTCGCCCTGCTCAGGAAGGCCTCGGCCGAGTACGCCGACGACACCGAACTGGCAGCCCTGGTCGACGAACTCCGCACCGCCAGCCCCGACTTCGACCGCTTCTGGACCTCCCAGAACGTCCAGAACCGCTCAGCCTGCCCCAAAACCCTCAACCACCCCACCGCCGGCCGCCTCACCTTCACCCTCGAACCCCTCCAACTCCCCACCGACGACGGCCAACACGTCATCACCTACACCCCCGCCGACCAACCCACCACAACCTGGCTCACCAACCGAGCCTCCACCAGCCGCGGTTAAGCCAGGTTGGTCCTCTGGTGGGGTCCATTGATCACTTGGCAGTTCGGCTCACCTAGCTGGAGCTGATCCTGCGGAAGGACTCGGCGCGCCGTGGATCGGTCCGCGCGCATGGAGGTCTCATGAGTGAGCAATTGCAGCGAGTTCCTACGCTGGCTATTATGGTGTCACCAAGACCGGTTCCGCCTGCTTCTGCAGGTCCAGGGCCGGTCCTCATTCTTTCTGGACGGCGTACTTGGACGGAGCGGTCAAGGACTACAAGTCCTACGACGATCAGGTTCGCCTGCTCGCAGGGCGCGGGATGGACATCGGGAACCACGACGAGGCCGTCGCTGTGCTGCGTCGAGTCAACTACTACCGCCTCAGCGGCTACTGGTACCCGTTCCGGAAGCTGGCCAAGGCGGGACGCCAGGACAGCTTCTTCCCCGGGACCAAACTGAGCGACGTCGTCGCGCTCTACGATTTCGACGCCCAACTCCGCGCCGCGACCTTCACAGTGCTCGCGCCCATCGAGCTGGCGGTTCGTGCGCTGCTCGGGCACGAGCTGGGACGCGTCGACCCGTGCGCGCACCTCGACCCCGGCAAGCTCGGGCCCACCGCGACGGGCAAGCGCTACGACCGATGGGTCGAAGCGTACGAGTTCGAGCTGCAACAGTCGCGCGAGGACTTCGTCTCTCACCACCTCGGGAAGTACGGCGGTCGCCTGCCGGTCTGGGCGGCGGTCGAGATCCTCGACTGGGGAGGCCTGACGTACCTCTACGGCTTCGCGCCCCGCGGTGTCCAGGACCGGGTCGCCGACGCGTGCGGGCTGAGCGCACCGCAGCTGACGAGCTGGCTGAAGGCGCTCAACCTCGTGCGCAACACCTGCGCCCACCACGGCCGGCTGTTCAACCGCGTCCACACGATCTCGCCGAAGCTGCCAAAAGTGGGACGTCATCCCGACCTTGACGCCGTTGCGACGGACTGGTCCCGGACCTTCGGTCAGCTGACTATGATCCAGTTCCTCCTCGACCGGCTCCAGCTGGGGCGGAAGACGCTCCTGCCAGCCGTGCTGAAGGGCTTCCCGTCCGTACAGGCCGTTCCGATCAGCCACATGGGCGCCTCAAGGACTGGCAGAGCACCGGCACGCTGTGGCATGCCTGAGCATTCGCTCCTGTCCCGTGCGGTGAAGTTCGTGCTCCGCGTGCCAGGGTCTGTTCGCCTAGTAGATACAGACCTCAGCACACTTCGCGCGCCGGCGAAGCCGGCCAAGAAGACTGCCGCGCCGAAGGCGTGACCGATCCGCATCCACACCCCGCAACAGTCCACCCGCGCAACACGCACCCTCCCGGCCGGACCATCCCGGGCGCCGGCGGAGCTGGCCAACAAGACAGTCGCGCCGAAGGCGTGTCCGATTGGCCGGTCTCCCGGTTGTTATTCGCCGTTGAGCCAGTCGTAGAAGGAGACTACGGAGAGGCGGAAGTGGTGGGGGTCGGTGAAGGTGCCGTTGACTTTGCCGAGGCCGTTGATGACTGTGGCGGTTCCGTTGGCGTGGCCAACGGCGTACGCGTGGCCGTTGCCGGTGTCCTTGTCGATGCCGAGCAGTAGTGTGCCGTATTGGCCGCACCGTTCGGCTATGAGCGTCTCGAAGCCCTGCCAGGTGCTCGTCCGGACCGGCTTGACGATCGGCTTCATCGGCGACGTCGTGGGGATCCGGATCGTGTACAGCGCGCCGCCGCGGGTGTTCGCGATGAACGTGTCGTACGTCTGCGTCTTGCTGATCACCGCCATCGACTTGACCGACGCGAACCCCGGATACGATCCGGTACTGCGCCATCCGGCAGCGGTGTGATGCCAGCGGAACAGCACCCCGTCGTTGCGGAGTGCGTACAGCTCCGTCCGCGGAACGATCCCGGACCCGACCGGCTTGTCGAACGTCGCCCAGTCGAGCTGCGTGAAGTTCGACCAGCCACCACCGATCCGGGCCAGGCGCGGTTCCCCCGGCGGGAGGTTGCCGCCGGCATCGAGGAGGTAGCCGCTGCTGTACAACCCGTCCCCGATCACGACCATCCCGTGCCGCTGAGTGCCGCCGCCGCTGGTCGGATAGTCCTCGAAGTGACTGCTCAGCCGGACCACCCCGGGCGCGTACAGCTTCGCGGCCGGGGATCCCGCACTGAGCGACGGCGGGTTCGTCGCCTTCAGGCCGCGGATCACGTGTTCACCCTGCGCCGTCACCGAACCGATCCGCGCCGAGCACGCCTCGCTCTGAGCTGCCCCTGCGCCCTGGGCCGAGGTCGCCAGGACGCCGGCCGCCAGGACCGCGCACCCTGCGACTGCTATCGCTCGCCGCCACATGTCAGCCTCCGTTCAGCGGGTCGTACGCCGGAGCGAACCGGAAGTACTCCCAGTCGGTGAAGGCCGTCGGCACCTTGCCGAGGCCCCGGATGACGGTCGACGCGCCGTTCGCGTGCCCGACCGCGTACAGGTGTGCAGTCTTCGTGTCCTTGTCGATACCGAGCAGGATCGAACCGGTCCTGCCGCACGGCGCCGCGACGAGCTGCTCGAAGATCTGCCAGCTCGACGTCCGCACCGGCGTGATGATCGGCTTCAGCGGCACGCTGGTCGGGATCTTGACCGTGTACAGCCCGCCCGCGCGGTTGTTCGCCAGGAACATGTCGTACGTCGGCGTGGTGGCGATCAGTGCGAACGACTTCATCGTGCTCATCCCGGTGACGTACCCGGTGTTGCGGAAGCCCCGCCCGACGTCGGTCCAGCGCCCGAACTTGCCGTACATGTCCTGCGAGTACAGCATCGTCCGGGTCGGCGCGCTGGTCGCGGACGCCTTGTACTGCGACTGGATCAGGAACCGCCCGCCCCAGCCGTTGCCGATCCGCTGGAACACCGGCGTACCGACGATCTTCCCGTCGCTGCCGACGGTGTAGGTGCTCTGCATCAGATAGCCCGCGCCCCAGACGACCTTGCCGCTGCGGGTTGTCCGGCCGTTGCCGGCGGGGACCGCGGTGAAGGTCGTCGGGTTGTTCACGGAGTACGGCGTGTTGTAGAGGTTCGGTGTGTTGAGGGCCGGGCTCACCGTCGGCGGCGCCGTGGCAGAGACGACCCGGCTGTTGACGCCGCGGGCCGTATCGAACGACCCGAGCCCGAGCGCGCAGGCCGCCGCAACAGCACTCGTCGTTGCGGCGGCCGGCTGGACTGCCGGGCCGAGGGAGAGCACAAGTCCGGCGGCGCCGGCGAGACCAAGTGTCTTACGGAACATCGGTTTCCTCTCGGGAGGGATCAGTCGCCGTTGGCGACGTCGAACTCGGGAAGCGGAGCCCAGCGGAAGTACACCGGGTCCTCGAAGGCTCCGGGGACCTTGCCCCGGGATTGGATCAGTGTCGACAGACCGTTGGCGTGTCCAACGGCGTACAGGTAGGCGGTCTTGGTGTCCTTGTCGATGCCGAGCAGGAGCGTGCTGTTCCGCCCACAACCCATCGCGGACAGCGTCTCGAAGCCCTGCCAGGTGCGCGTCCGGACCGGCGTCACCACGGGCTTCGCCGAGCCGACCGGGATCCTGATCGTGTACAGCGCCCCGCCGCGGGTGTTCGCGAGGAACGTGTCGTACGTCGGCGTCTTCGCGATCAACGCCATCGACTTCACGGCGGCGTACCCGGCATACGAACCGGCCGCCCGCCACGTCCCGTTGTCGATCGTCCAGCGGAACAGCAGGCCGTCGTTCCGCAACGCGTAGGCGGCCTGCCGGTGGACCTTGCCCGGGTACAGCGCCTGGTACTCCGAGACCTCGAGCAGCTTGAACGCGCTCCAGCCACCACCGATCCGGCGCAGCTCCGCAGGCTCGACGAGCTGCCCGTTGGTGTCGGTGCGGTAGACGCTCCAGTACAGCGCGTCGCCCGCCACGACGTACCTGGACCGCTGCACTCCACCGGGCGTCGGCTCGTGCGTCTGCCGCGCGCTCAACCGGATCAGCCCGGGCGTGTAGACGCCGCCCCACTGCCGATCCTGCACAGTTGGCGGAGTCGTCGCGAAGACGTCGGTACTGCGATGCGCGCCGGCCGCGGTCACCGACCCCAGCCAGACGTCGCACGCCTCAGCCGTGGCGGCACCGGCCGCCTGCGCGTTCCCCGGCACCAGCGCGCCGAGGACGAGAGTCAGCACCGCGCCCCCCGCCGAAGCGGTCAGTCGTCGAAACATGTCGCCCCCTCTCAGAACACTTGATACGGGGCGGACACGAAAAGTTGCGCGCGAAGTATTACCCGTGCTGTTCACGGGAAGTGAGCGCGCGGGTGAGTTCTGTGCACAGAATAGAGCCTCACCTACCGCCCATAGGGGGATTCACGGATGCGCAGAACTCGGTTGCGGGCCGGACTGGCCCTGCTCGTCGCTGCGGTGGTGGCCCCGGCCGCCTCGCTCACCGCAGTGGCCGGGCCCACCGCCGTACCATCCAAATCTTTGGCCAAACCTTTCGTGCAGGGCACACAGACCGTGCCTGCCTACGACTACGACAACGCGATCCACGAGCGGGTGCAGGTCGACGTACCCCGGCTCGACGGGGACGCGAACGGGATCACCGACCAGATCACGGTCGACATCATCCGGCCGGGTGAGGCCGCCGCGGCCGGGATCGACGTACCGGTCATCATCCAGGCCTCGCCGTACTACGCCGGAGACCCGGACAGCTACTTCGACGGGGTCGGCGTGCGGCAGGTGTACGGGAGCTGGCTCGACAATTACTTCGTGCCGCGTGGGTACGCCGTCGCGTTCGTCGACATGCCCGGGACGTTCCGGTCGACGGGCTGCAGCGACGTCGGCGCGGACCTCGAAGTGCTCGGCACCAAGGCAGTGATCGACTGGCTCAACAACCGCACTGCCGGACACAAGCCGGACGGCGGCGCCGCGAAGGCGGACTGGTCGACCGGGAAGGCCGGCATGATCGGCGTGTCCTGGAACGGGACGATCGCGAACTCGGTCGCCAGTACCGGCGTCCGCGGGCTGGAGACGATCGTGCCGATCGCGGCGATCTCCAGCTGGTACGACTACACCCGCGGGTTCGGGGTGCCGTTCTACGACGAGTACATGGGCTTCCTGCACGACTACGTCAGCAACGACGCGTCGCCGCGGTGCGAGCAGCTGACCGACGAGATCGAGCAGGCCTCCGACACCCCGACCGGGTCCTACAGCACGTGGTGGAACCCGCGGAACTACCGGCTCGACGCCTCGATGGTCCGCGCCAGTGTGTACGTCGTGCACGGGCTGGGCGACGAGAACGTGAAGACCCGGCACTTCGGCGAGTGGTGGGACGAGCTGGCCAAGCGGGACGTGCCGCGGAAGATCTTCCTGCATCAGGGCGTCCACCTCGACGGGTTCAGCTTCCGCGACGAGTGGGTGAACAAGCTGCACCCGTGGTTCGACTACTGGCTGCAGGGCCTCAAGAACGGCGTGATGGAGACGCGGCAGGCGACGGTCCAGCGCGAGGACGGCTCGTTCGTGGACGAGCCGCGGTGGCCGGCCGTCGGCGCGCGGCAGACCACGCTGAGGCTGAGCAAGGCGGCGGACGCGAAGGCCGGCGGGTTGTCGATCGCGACCGCGTCGAGCGACCCGATCAGCTTCACCGGGACGGACAAGGAGTCCGCGGACACCGTCGTACTCGATCCGACGGCGGCGCGCACGGATCGGGCCGTGTTCCTGAGCGACGAATTGTCCAAGGCCGTGCGGGTCAGCGGCACCGGGAAGGTGACGGTGCGGGTCAAGGTCGACAAGGTTGCCTCAGGCATCAAGGCGCGGTTGGTCGACTACGGTACGGCGAACCGCTACACGAACGTCACGAACGTGCCGAACACCCGCGTGTGCTGGGGTGACGGGAACGCGCTCGACACCGGGTGCTACCCGGACACGCAGGTCAACACCGCGGTCTCCGACACGTCCGTGGTGATCCGCACGCTGGCTGATGTCGGGCACTACGAGTCCTTGTACACGAAGGAATCGCTGCGTCCGGATCGTTGGTACGATCTGTCGTTCGAGCTGAACGCCGACGACGTGGTCTTCGCCGCCGGACACCGCCTGGGCCTGGTCCTCACGGTCGAACCGGACAACCCGTCCGTCCCGTTCACCGGCGCCACGATCACCCTCGACCCCACCCGCTCCTACCTCACCCTGCCCCTGACGGGCTACACCGCAGCCCTTCAAACGGCGGAGGTGCCACAAGCCCGAGTCCCCTCCACCCGGCTGGCCCAGTCAGAACCGGAGAAGAACCCGGTGGAACTGATGAAGCAGATGGTCGAAGCTTCCCGATGAAGCAGCGGGCCCCGGCAGACAGCCGGGGCCCGTCCTTCACAGCTCTGAATAGGCGGCGACCAAGGTGGTCGCGTCGTGTTCCCAGTTCAATTCTGTGGCGGCGCTGCGGACGCCGTCGGTGTACGTGGTGTAGTTGTCGATCAGCGTCCGGACGGCTGTGGTCAGGGACTGGGGGTTGCCGGGCTCGTACAGCGTGCCGAGTTTGTACTGCGTGACGACTGCCCGGAGCTCCGGCAGGTCCGCTGCGACCACCGGTACGCCGGCGCGCACAGCGTGGAAGAGCTTGTTGGGCAGTGCGAGGCGGTGGTTCTCGCACGTGTTCGTGAGCGTGACCAGCGAGATGCCGTAGGACCTGAGCGTGTCGTCGACCTCGTCGATCGAGCGCTCGGCGACAGTCTCCACCGGCCCGAGATCCAAGCGGTAATTGGGATCCACCGACCCCATCAACACGGTCCGGAACGGCGCCAGCTGACGAGCCGCCGCGACCACGGTCGGCAGATCCCGACCGGCTCCCACGCGTCCGGCGTACAGCAAACCCTCCGGCCGCTCGGGTGCCGGCGGTACGTCGTCCGCGCGCGGGAACGTGTTCCGGACGACGCGTACGTCGGCCAGCCCGCGTGACCGCAGCCGCGCCGCGATCCCGTCCGACACCGTCAGAACGACCCGCGCCTTCGACGCCAGCGACACCTCGTACCGCCGCCCGCGCGCCCGCCACAACGGCGTCGGCCGACCCGGCAGCGCCCGGTCGAACCACAGCTCGTGGCTGTCGTACACCAGCTTCGCCGACCACTTCTCGGCGTACTCCGCGGCGAGCTCCAACGTGTTGAAGTCGTGCGCGTGCACCACGTCGACCGGCCCGGCCGCGGCGACGCGAGGGGCCGCCGCGAGACGCCATTGCTTCTCCGTGCGATTCCGGTGCTCCGGCAGCAACAACCACCGGCCGAACCGCTGGATCAGCACCTTCGGCCCGGAATGCCCGTGCCCGACCGTCAGCCCGCCGTTCCCGGACCGCAGGCCGGACGACCGGGAGACCGACTCCACCGTGATCCCCGGGCCCACTTCGCTCTGTTGATCAGCAAGCCAGGCTTCAGGGACGTCACGGCCGATCACGTGCAGCGTGTGACCGGCCGCAGCCAGCGCGGTCGCCTCCCGGAGGATGCGCGAGTCCCCGGCGATCGGGGACTGCGCGATCATCAGAATCCGCACTTACTCGCTCTCGTCCTCGTACACCAGCTCGTTGTTGAGGAACGGGAGCAACACCTCGACCGACTTCCGCCCGTCGTGCAGGTCGCGGACGAACGACGGTCCCGCGTCGGCGATCTTCCGGGCGGTGTCGCGCTCGGCGAC includes:
- a CDS encoding Abi family protein, with protein sequence MDGAVKDYKSYDDQVRLLAGRGMDIGNHDEAVAVLRRVNYYRLSGYWYPFRKLAKAGRQDSFFPGTKLSDVVALYDFDAQLRAATFTVLAPIELAVRALLGHELGRVDPCAHLDPGKLGPTATGKRYDRWVEAYEFELQQSREDFVSHHLGKYGGRLPVWAAVEILDWGGLTYLYGFAPRGVQDRVADACGLSAPQLTSWLKALNLVRNTCAHHGRLFNRVHTISPKLPKVGRHPDLDAVATDWSRTFGQLTMIQFLLDRLQLGRKTLLPAVLKGFPSVQAVPISHMGASRTGRAPARCGMPEHSLLSRAVKFVLRVPGSVRLVDTDLSTLRAPAKPAKKTAAPKA
- a CDS encoding glycosyltransferase, whose product is MRILMIAQSPIAGDSRILREATALAAAGHTLHVIGRDVPEAWLADQQSEVGPGITVESVSRSSGLRSGNGGLTVGHGHSGPKVLIQRFGRWLLLPEHRNRTEKQWRLAAAPRVAAAGPVDVVHAHDFNTLELAAEYAEKWSAKLVYDSHELWFDRALPGRPTPLWRARGRRYEVSLASKARVVLTVSDGIAARLRSRGLADVRVVRNTFPRADDVPPAPERPEGLLYAGRVGAGRDLPTVVAAARQLAPFRTVLMGSVDPNYRLDLGPVETVAERSIDEVDDTLRSYGISLVTLTNTCENHRLALPNKLFHAVRAGVPVVAADLPELRAVVTQYKLGTLYEPGNPQSLTTAVRTLIDNYTTYTDGVRSAATELNWEHDATTLVAAYSEL
- a CDS encoding helix-turn-helix domain-containing protein encodes the protein MSARPQLGEFLQTRRARVRPEDVGLRSGRDRRVSGLRREEVALLANVSVDYYIRLEQGRAGNPSTTVLTAVADALRLDQAERDHLRRLACSAPPVPPKTAVRPQLQAMIDAMHDLPAIVVDRLSNVLAWNAAALEVVADFEGSAPRNLARLYFLDPEAREYYADWQTVAEDAVALLRKASAEYADDTELAALVDELRTASPDFDRFWTSQNVQNRSACPKTLNHPTAGRLTFTLEPLQLPTDDGQHVITYTPADQPTTTWLTNRASTSRG
- a CDS encoding CocE/NonD family hydrolase translates to MRRTRLRAGLALLVAAVVAPAASLTAVAGPTAVPSKSLAKPFVQGTQTVPAYDYDNAIHERVQVDVPRLDGDANGITDQITVDIIRPGEAAAAGIDVPVIIQASPYYAGDPDSYFDGVGVRQVYGSWLDNYFVPRGYAVAFVDMPGTFRSTGCSDVGADLEVLGTKAVIDWLNNRTAGHKPDGGAAKADWSTGKAGMIGVSWNGTIANSVASTGVRGLETIVPIAAISSWYDYTRGFGVPFYDEYMGFLHDYVSNDASPRCEQLTDEIEQASDTPTGSYSTWWNPRNYRLDASMVRASVYVVHGLGDENVKTRHFGEWWDELAKRDVPRKIFLHQGVHLDGFSFRDEWVNKLHPWFDYWLQGLKNGVMETRQATVQREDGSFVDEPRWPAVGARQTTLRLSKAADAKAGGLSIATASSDPISFTGTDKESADTVVLDPTAARTDRAVFLSDELSKAVRVSGTGKVTVRVKVDKVASGIKARLVDYGTANRYTNVTNVPNTRVCWGDGNALDTGCYPDTQVNTAVSDTSVVIRTLADVGHYESLYTKESLRPDRWYDLSFELNADDVVFAAGHRLGLVLTVEPDNPSVPFTGATITLDPTRSYLTLPLTGYTAALQTAEVPQARVPSTRLAQSEPEKNPVELMKQMVEASR